One window of Mus caroli chromosome 11, CAROLI_EIJ_v1.1, whole genome shotgun sequence genomic DNA carries:
- the Dus1l gene encoding tRNA-dihydrouridine(16/17) synthase [NAD(P)(+)]-like isoform X2: MPKLQGFEFWSRTLGGARHVVAPMVDQSELAWRLLSRRHGAQLCYTPMLHAQVFVRDANYRKENLYCDVCPEDRPLIVQFCANDPEVFVQAALLAQDYCDAIDLNLGCPQMIAKRGHYGAFLQEEWDLLQRMILLAHERLSVPVTCKIRVFPEIDKTVRYAQMLEKAGCQLLTVHGRTKEQKGPMAGTASWEHIKAVRKAVGIPVFANGNIRCLQDVERCIQDTGVQGVMSAEGNLHNPALFEGRSPAVWELAEEYLDIVRQHPCPLSYVRAHLFKLWHHTLQVHQQLREELAKVKTLEGVAAVSQALKLRCQEDMSRQQEGVRPADNLPAFHWICQPYIRPGPREGSKENSGGRSKRALEEEEGSMEGLSKNKLKKQLRNPHKTFDPSLKPKYAKCDQCGNPKGNRCVFNLCRGCCKKRAFRETADCPGHGLLFKTKLEKSLAWKGTQPGLQEAQQDSH; this comes from the exons ATGCCCAAACTGCAGGGTTTTGAGTTTTGGAGCCGCACCCTGGGGGGTGCCCGACATGTGGTGGCACCCATGGTGGACCAGAGTGAGCTAGCTTGGAGACTTCTGAGCCGCCGCCATGGAGCCCAGCTATGCTACACCCCTATGCTACATGCCCAGGTCTTCGTTAGAGATGCTAACTACCGCAAAGAGAACTTGTACTGTGATGTGTGCCCCGAGGACAGGCCTCTCATTGTGCAG TTCTGTGCCAATGACCCAGAGGTGTTTGTCCAGGCGGCTCTCCTAGCACAAGATTACTGTGACGCCATTGACCTGAACTTGGGCTGCCCACAGATGATAGCCAAGAGAG GTCACTATGGTGCTTTTCTGCAGGAGGAGTGGGACCTTCTTCAAAGAATGA tTCTGTTGGCTCATGAGCGACTCTCTGTTCCTGTCACGTGCAAAATTCGTGTCTTCCCAGAAATTGACAAGACAGTGAGGTACGCCCAGATGCTGGAGAAGGCTGGCTGTCAG CTGCTGACTGTGCATGGGCGcaccaaggagcagaaggggccCATGGCAGGAACAGCCTCCTGGGAACACATCAAGGCTGTTCG GAAGGCTGTGGGAATCCCTGTGTTTGCCAATGGGAACATCCGATGCCTGCAGGATGTGGAGCGGTGCATCCAGGACACCGGCGTGCAGGGAGTCATGAGTGCAG AGGGGAACCTGCACAACCCTGCCCTCTTTGAGGGCCGGAGTCCTGCTGTGTGGGAGCTGGCCGAGGAGTACCTGGACATTGTGCGGCAGCACCCTTGTCCACTGTCGTATGTCCGGGCCCACCTCTTCAAACTGTGGCACCACAC GCTACAGGTACATCAGCAACTTCGAGAAGAGCTGGCCAAAGTGAAGACCCTGGAGGGCGTGGCTGCTGTGAGCCAGGCGCTAAAGCTTCGGTGTCAG GAGGACATGTCCAGGCAGCAAGAAGGAGTGAGGCCAGCTGACAACTTACCTGCTTTCCATTGGATCTGCCAGCCGTACATCCGGCCAGG ACCTAGGGAAGGGAGCAAGGAGAATAGTGGTGGTCGAAGCAAGCGGGctctggaggaagaagaaggcagcATGGAGGGCTTGTCCAAGAATAAGCTGAAGAAACAACTGAGGAACcctcacaaaacctttgacccttCCCTGAAAC CCAAATATGCCAAGTGTGACCAGTGTGGAAATCCAAAG GGCAATAGGTGTGTGTTTAATCTGTGTCGTGGCTGCTGCAAGAAGCGAGCTTTCAGAGAGACAGCAGATTGCCCAG GTCATGGATTGCTTTTTAAGACCAAATTAGAGAAGTCTTTGGCCTGGAAAGGGACCCAGCCTGGACTGCAGGAAGCCCAGCAG GACAGCCACTGA
- the Dus1l gene encoding tRNA-dihydrouridine(16/17) synthase [NAD(P)(+)]-like isoform X1, which translates to MPKLQGFEFWSRTLGGARHVVAPMVDQSELAWRLLSRRHGAQLCYTPMLHAQVFVRDANYRKENLYCDVCPEDRPLIVQFCANDPEVFVQAALLAQDYCDAIDLNLGCPQMIAKRGHYGAFLQEEWDLLQRMILLAHERLSVPVTCKIRVFPEIDKTVRYAQMLEKAGCQLLTVHGRTKEQKGPMAGTASWEHIKAVRKAVGIPVFANGNIRCLQDVERCIQDTGVQGVMSAEGNLHNPALFEGRSPAVWELAEEYLDIVRQHPCPLSYVRAHLFKLWHHTLQVHQQLREELAKVKTLEGVAAVSQALKLRCQEDMSRQQEGVRPADNLPAFHWICQPYIRPGPREGSKENSGGRSKRALEEEEGSMEGLSKNKLKKQLRNPHKTFDPSLKPKYAKCDQCGNPKGNRCVFNLCRGCCKKRAFRETADCPGHGLLFKTKLEKSLAWKGTQPGLQEAQQVRPVTPSGFSEVVGSALA; encoded by the exons ATGCCCAAACTGCAGGGTTTTGAGTTTTGGAGCCGCACCCTGGGGGGTGCCCGACATGTGGTGGCACCCATGGTGGACCAGAGTGAGCTAGCTTGGAGACTTCTGAGCCGCCGCCATGGAGCCCAGCTATGCTACACCCCTATGCTACATGCCCAGGTCTTCGTTAGAGATGCTAACTACCGCAAAGAGAACTTGTACTGTGATGTGTGCCCCGAGGACAGGCCTCTCATTGTGCAG TTCTGTGCCAATGACCCAGAGGTGTTTGTCCAGGCGGCTCTCCTAGCACAAGATTACTGTGACGCCATTGACCTGAACTTGGGCTGCCCACAGATGATAGCCAAGAGAG GTCACTATGGTGCTTTTCTGCAGGAGGAGTGGGACCTTCTTCAAAGAATGA tTCTGTTGGCTCATGAGCGACTCTCTGTTCCTGTCACGTGCAAAATTCGTGTCTTCCCAGAAATTGACAAGACAGTGAGGTACGCCCAGATGCTGGAGAAGGCTGGCTGTCAG CTGCTGACTGTGCATGGGCGcaccaaggagcagaaggggccCATGGCAGGAACAGCCTCCTGGGAACACATCAAGGCTGTTCG GAAGGCTGTGGGAATCCCTGTGTTTGCCAATGGGAACATCCGATGCCTGCAGGATGTGGAGCGGTGCATCCAGGACACCGGCGTGCAGGGAGTCATGAGTGCAG AGGGGAACCTGCACAACCCTGCCCTCTTTGAGGGCCGGAGTCCTGCTGTGTGGGAGCTGGCCGAGGAGTACCTGGACATTGTGCGGCAGCACCCTTGTCCACTGTCGTATGTCCGGGCCCACCTCTTCAAACTGTGGCACCACAC GCTACAGGTACATCAGCAACTTCGAGAAGAGCTGGCCAAAGTGAAGACCCTGGAGGGCGTGGCTGCTGTGAGCCAGGCGCTAAAGCTTCGGTGTCAG GAGGACATGTCCAGGCAGCAAGAAGGAGTGAGGCCAGCTGACAACTTACCTGCTTTCCATTGGATCTGCCAGCCGTACATCCGGCCAGG ACCTAGGGAAGGGAGCAAGGAGAATAGTGGTGGTCGAAGCAAGCGGGctctggaggaagaagaaggcagcATGGAGGGCTTGTCCAAGAATAAGCTGAAGAAACAACTGAGGAACcctcacaaaacctttgacccttCCCTGAAAC CCAAATATGCCAAGTGTGACCAGTGTGGAAATCCAAAG GGCAATAGGTGTGTGTTTAATCTGTGTCGTGGCTGCTGCAAGAAGCGAGCTTTCAGAGAGACAGCAGATTGCCCAG GTCATGGATTGCTTTTTAAGACCAAATTAGAGAAGTCTTTGGCCTGGAAAGGGACCCAGCCTGGACTGCAGGAAGCCCAGCAGGTGAGGCCTGTGACACCAAGTGGTTTCTCTGAAGTCGTGGGTAGTGCCCTAGCCTGA